One window from the genome of Salvia miltiorrhiza cultivar Shanhuang (shh) chromosome 7, IMPLAD_Smil_shh, whole genome shotgun sequence encodes:
- the LOC130995762 gene encoding F-box/kelch-repeat protein SKIP11-like — protein sequence MLQDRPCLVSRDYNPMTCDREGNWPMAYGAEKVEVQQGKRILETNEEEDDIVKKASKHSGDQVDTDLSIGGILKSLYDQSSSQGHAGNNSDSSSLIADIGPDNSISCLIRCSRADYGSIASLNRSFRSLVRSGELYKLRRKNGVVEHWVYFSCQLLEWEAFDPIRRRWMHLPRMYSNDSFVFADKESLAVGTELLVFGKNSMAHVIYRYSLLTNTWTTGMTMNKPRCLFGSASLGEIAILAGGCDSDGHILSSAELYNSETRTWMTLPSMKKARKMCSAVFMDGKFYVIGGIGGADSKLLTCGEEYDLESGTWTEIPNMSPVRTGAPRDNEPPVTSEAPPLIAVVNNALYAADYAAMEVRKYNKESRVWNTVGRLPERADSMFGWGLAFRACGDRLIVIGGPRSAGEGFIEVNSWVPSEEPPRWDVLGQKRSASFVYNCAVMGC from the coding sequence ATGTTGCAAGACCGACCTTGTTTGGTGTCGAGGGACTATAATCCGATGACGTGTGATCGAGAAGGCAATTGGCCTATGGCTTACGGGGCCGAAAAGGTCGAGGTTCAGCAGGGCAAGCGCATCTTGGAAACGAATGAGGAGGAAGATGACATCGTAAAAAAGGCGTCCAAGCATTCGGGCGATCAAGTAGATACTGATTTGTCTATTGGTGGGATTCTAAAGTCGCTTTATGACCAATCGAGCAGCCAGGGACACGCTGGCAATAATTCAGATTCGAGCTCCTTGATTGCTGACATTGGTCCGGACAACTCGATTAGTTGTCTTATACGGTGCTCCCGAGCTGATTATGGTTCAATTGCATCATTGAACCGGAGTTTCCGGTCTCTTGTCCGTAGTGGTGAGCTGTATAAATTAAGGCGGAAAAACGGGGTAGTCGAGCATTGGGTTTACTTTTCTTGCCAGCTGCTCGAATGGGAGGCCTTTGACCCTATACGGCGCCGTTGGATGCATTTACCAAGAATGTATTCTAATGATTCCTTTGTGTTTGCGGATAAGGAATCTTTGGCTGTTGGGACAGAACTTCTTGTTTTCGGGAAGAATTCCATGGCGCACGTGATCTATCGATACAGTTTGTTGACGAACACGTGGACTACCGGAATGACCATGAACAAGCCTAGGTGCTTATTTGGGTCCGCAAGCCTCGGAGAAATCGCCATATTGGCTGGCGGGTGCGATTCGGATGGCCATATCCTCAGCTCTGCGGAGTTATACAATTCTGAAACGAGAACTTGGATGACGCTTCCAAGCATGAAGAAAGCGAGGAAAATGTGTTCCGCGGTTTTCATGGATGGAAAGTTTTACGTAATTGGAGGAATAGGAGGAGCTGATTCCAAGCTTCTCACGTGCGGAGAGGAATATGATTTGGAAAGCGGTACCTGGACGGAGATTCCTAATATGTCCCCGGTGCGTACTGGCGCACCAAGAGATAACGAGCCACCTGTTACATCTGAGGCACCACCTCTGATTGCCGTTGTAAATAATGCATTGTATGCTGCAGATTATGCTGCTATGGAGGTGAGAAAATATAACAAGGAGAGTAGGGTTTGGAATACCGTCGGAAGGTTGCCGGAACGTGCTGATTCTATGTTCGGTTGGGGCTTAGCATTTAGAGCATGTGGTGATCGTCTTATTGTTATTGGGGGGCCTCGTAGTGCTGGTGAGGGTTTTATTGAAGTGAATTCGTGGGTTCCAAGTGAAGAGCCTCCACGGTGGGATGTGCTAGGCCAGAAGCGGTCCGCCAGTTTTGTCTATAATTGTGCTGTGATGGGATGCTGA